The genomic segment GGTTTCAGATTCTCTGTTAGATCTTATTTTCCTTTGGCTGTTTCTGTCATCTGAATCTCAATAATAAGAGATTTTCCCATTCTGAGTCTTAAAATCAACACTAATAATGTTTTCAGAAGAATAATGTTTTCATGATGTGTAAACCCTGAAGTGAACTTCCTGCTTCTTTTAACCAGAGTTTTGTGTCTTAGTGTCTCAAATTGACGGTTCATAATCTTTTTATTCAACAGCCTGAACACCATAACAGctgcaaaatatacaaaatataaatactatTAGTAACTCAAACATTTGTTGCCTTCATCTGTTTGACTTATTCATTTACCTGAAtgaatttttaacttaaattattacaactttTATCTTTGAGGATCTTTTCCTTTAGCGCTgttattattttacagtataTTTGTTAAATCTTTTGACATTCCCTTCTATAGTTTCCTGtatcatgaaataaaatgaaatactaACTAAATATACATTtggaaactaaaacattcaCTCCAACCTTGTTCCCTCATCAACAAGGTGCTTTGAGCCACAAACTAACTaattctctttttgtctttaccGGCTGGACTGTTTGCGCCAATCGCTTTACGGCACCTTCCGGTCCCAagccttttcaaaataaaagcattgcCTGCAATACTactgcagcaaaaataataaataaaccctATAAGCCTATAACTCTAGTTATAAAtttagatctataactctagatctataacgcTAGACCTATAACTCCCGATCTACATCTAGTTACAGATCTAGATCCATGAGTCTAGATATATGACCCTAGATTTATAAATCTAGATCCATGAGTCTAGATATATGACCCTAGATTTATAAATCTAGATCCATGAGTCTAGATATATGACCCTAGATTTATAAATCTAGATCCATGAGTCTAGATATATGACCCTAGATTTATAAATCTAGATCCATGAGTCTAGATATATGACCCTAGATTTATAAATCTAGATCCATGAGTCTAGATATATGACCCTAGATTTATAAATCTAGATCCATGAGTCTAGATATATGACCCTAGATTTATAAATCTAGATCCATGAGTCTAGATATATGACCCTAGATTTATAAATCTAGATCCATGAGTCTAGATATATGACCCTAGATTTATAAATCTAGATCCATGAGTCTAGATATATGACCCTAGATTTATAAATCTAGATCCATGAGTCTAGATATGACCCTAGATTTATAAATCTAGATCCATGAGTCTAGATATATGACCCTAGATTTATAAATCTAGATCCATGAGTCTAGATATGTGACCCTAGATTTATAAATCTAGATCCATGAGTCTAGATATATGACCCTAGATTTATAAATCTAGATCCATGAGTCTAGATATGTGACCCTAGATTTATAAATCTAGATCCATGAGTCTAGATATGTGACCCTAGATTTATAAATCTAGATCCATGAGTCTAGATATGTGACCCTAGATTTATAAATCTAGATCCATGAGTCTAGATATGTGACCCTAGATTTATAAATCTAGATCCATGAGTCTAGATATGTGACCCTAGATTTATAACTCTAGATATATGATTCTAGATACGTGACCCTAGATTTATAACTCTAGATATATGATTCTAGATACGTGACCCTAGATTTATAACTCTAGATATATGATTCTAGATACGTGACCCTAGATTTATAACTCTAGATATATGATTCTAGATATGTGACCCTAGATTTATAACTCTAGATATATGATTCTAGATATGTGACCCTAGATTTATCACTCTAGATATATGATTCTAGATATGTGACCCTAGATTTATAACTCTAGATATATGATTCTAGATATGTGACCCTAGATTTATCACTCTAGATATATGATTCTAGATATGTGACCCTAGATTTATCACTCTAGATATATGATTCTAGATATGACCCTAGATTTATAACTCTAGATATATGATTCTAGATGTGACCCTAGATTTATAACTCTAGATATATGATTCTAGATACGTGACCCTAGATTTATAACTCTAGATATATGATTCTAGATACGTGACCCTAGATTTATAACTCTAGATATATGATTCTAGATACGTGACCCTAGATTTATAACTCTAGATATATGATTCTAGATACGTGACCCTAGATttatgactctagatctatgactctagatttataactctagatctattaCTCTAattctataactctagatctatgactctagatctatgactctagattTATCACTCTAGATTTATAACActagatctatgactctagattTATGACTCTAGatttataactctagatctatgactctagattTATGACTCTAGATTTATAACTCTAGATatatgactctagatctatgactctagatttataactctagatctattaCTCTAattctataactctagatctatgactctagatctatgtCTACAGATAAtgaattcagttttgtttttgttctgctgtagAAAGTTTCGTCTCATTCATACTTTGATCTGTTCTCAGCATCAGTTCAGTGATTGGacggggtcaaaggtcacccgGTGACATCCTTACGTTGTCATGGTAATTGATCTTATTTCCTGTtctaacctgagccagtggagCTGATAGATATTGGATAAGCAGAATCCCAGGGTTGAACCTTCGGTTTGAAACGGCGGTCAGGCGGCTTCATGTCGTCATCAGCAGCTGGTTTGGAGGAAGTGACATCATACAGCCGGTGATTAGactattgtctttgttttcctggATCCTGATTGGAAATGATTTGTTTATGAACTCAGCCCAGTTCTGCTTCCCCTGATAAAATGAGTCGATGTGAATGTTGCATAACTTATCTAAACTacaggttgttttgtttttcttcctgccttTTTTTAAGCTACTATAATTATTTAACCATTAAGTGACCAAATTCAACAATGAGACGCCAAAGCTTTCTATGTgttctgtgaataattttatttaaaatattttcatgtccTGTTTTGTCACAAAACTGAACATCttcaaaaaacatcaacacacatgAAAAAGCGAATACATCCAAACTAActttaaagtgattttatgTTGAACGCAGAGCAAAActgtgaaagaataaaaacatttcatatgaaAGAGGAGCAACAGGAAGGAACCAACCAAGAAAACCCAGGAGCCGAATTATTGACGGCTGGTTGATCGATCTGATTAGATATCAAACAATGAAACGATATGGCAAgacattttgaacaataatcaatacaaggcagtaaatgaacatgaacagaTTGTGTATGTTCTGTTCACATCAAAGTGCATCAGAATACAAACAGAACCGAACCAAAAGGAGTCGGACTCACTGTGAAAGAATCTGATCGAACAGCTGCTCATTTTCTCCCAGTGCTGATCTCTCTGACATGAACACTGAGGCTCATTTCATGAAACTCCATCATCCTCTGAACCTTGTTTTCCACGTTTTCTGACTTCTGGCGTGAACCGTTGAGTCGACAGCatgacaaacactttttacGTTTCAGAACCAACACcagcaccaaaacaaacacaaaaatcaaaccAGAAATACTGCCGCCGATTATGATCAACTGTTTATGCTCAATTCGGCTGGTTGGGCCAGGCAATGTcatgttgattattttatcaCATGTGTCTCCATAGTAACCGTCCTGACACTCACACAGCCACTCGTTGGATCTCAGCAGCCTCTTACATTTTCCGTCGTTCTGACATCGATTGGTGACGCAGACAGACGACTGTCTGGAGTAATGAAGAGAAATCCAACTTTCATATCCGTCCCAGTAACACTTCACTCTGTGAAACGGCTCTGGAACCTCAACAAACTGCTTTTTATATGCAACTTGTGtaacttcagcatatttttccAGAGGAATAGTAATTTCTTCACCACGATCCTTTGAATACCATTTATGGCTGCATCTCTGTGCGGTCATTTGGATTTCACAAtcctttttttcaaaacagtcGCTGGCTGTATTCTTCACTTCATCAACATGCATCAGATCTGCCTTTATAGTGGAGCTTATGCCCACTACAAACTGACTAGTTGTGAAGGTAAACTCAGTGTGGAGCTTGTGATTTTTGGACTGGCTGCTGTCaaacaccaccaccacccagTTGTACCAGCTGTACTTCAGGTCCAAAGCTTGTTTCACCTTACGAGCGAGAGACGCTTCGTCAGACCTGGAATCTGTGATGAGTTCCTCCACGTCTTTCTCTAAGTATTGCCGGTAGTTGTTGAGGCAGAAGTCCACAGCTGACAGCTGAGCCTCAGAAACCTTTTTGAACATCTGTACATGTTCAGCTTCTTTGCCGTTAGTGTTGACACCAGTGAGTTTCCAGTAGAACTGGGTGAGAACCATTCCCTTCCAAAACAAGCTGCTCAAGTACAAGTTATATCTGCTAATCACAGAAACGTCACATTTGAACTTGTCCTTCAGCAGACTGTTGATGTTTTCGCTCAGAGATATGCCCTCCACTGTTAGGTAGTGGTAAAGATTCAACACACTGGACTCGGTTCTTTGTCTTTCGTAGAAGCTGGTGAACTCTTTAACCTGTTGATTTGTTTCCTCAGGACTCGGTGATGCTCTTCTATCCATAAACTCACTAAACTTCTTCCAGGTATTGAGGATGTTTCGTTCGTCTTGGGAGTAGACGCTGGCATAGTTGAACCATTTTACATCTGTTGCCAGGTTGGAGATCTTGATGTAGAGAGAGTCTAGTTTCTGGTTCACCTCAGCAAAGCCTTTCTTCACCTCTTTCAGCACCGGGTTTTCCTCAGGGATAAAGGCCAGGATCACGTTGATGATTGAGGAGACTACAGGTCCAACTTTTGGTGCAAAAGCAGCAAAGCTGGAGATACCCTTCATGACTGCTGTCACCTTCGTAGAGTCGAAGCTTTCCATGAAGTCtttgagaagaaagagagagtcTTTCCCAAAATTTAGgatcttctctgttttctctttacTTCCAGACGGCAGCTGCAAACCGGCGGCTGAGGTCAAAGGATCCGACTGCACAAAGTGAAAGACGATCAGTGAAGCCAGCAGCAACGATGCCGACCTCTTCAGAGCCATGGCTGCAACACACGAACACAGAACCATCGATCAGCACCACTGTAGAAAACACAGGTTAGCTGCACTtaaagcaggaaacagtttgagCTCAGGACAGGACTGACCGATGAGAAGAACCCAGAGAGGTAAAGTTCTGATCATATGAATAATCAGATTTGACATTCTAAGCTGAAAGCTTTTAGAGCTGTGTGAATctgacaccccacccacgtcaaaaaattcagcaaatagtctgaatggttagtgctccgtttgtgcaggtttgtgccgttaaaattttcgtttgtgcagttttggtttctgagatattaaaagttattttttaggtcatctagagttcaccatccccccatatcgctccaaaacaaaccaaagtgggctacttcttttaattcttttaattcttgttttgaacttcaataaagatttagaacaagaaaaaatgtgtctcatttcaagtaatGTTTCAAGATAGCAATGTTTTCTCGCGAACGTAGCGTTCTCTCCACAATAATTGAATCCTGCTAATAAAGGACATGCAGCCTTGACTCTAACGTAATGTGTATAACCTGTTCAACTGTGCTTTGACTTCGGAGGTGGTCTGAACAATTATATTCACATTGTTGACGTACTGTCTGCTGATTATGcagcaaacgtgtaaaaaatatacattagccTATAACggttcaaaaaatagaaaaaaaaatccacagccaATTTGCTAGTTGCTTGAGCAAAGTTTTTGCAGAGTAAAACGGAAATGTGGCATTGGTTCAGAGTTCATCCAAGTAATGTacttaatatttagtaaatatattttcaatgcaACGACTTTCATTTCATCCAATTTCTTACATTAAATGTGTATGGGCTTCAAGGATTTTGAAAAGCTGCACATGTTTTGCGAACTTTAACATAGTTCTCACACAACTGGGATTGGCTCCATCCACTAGTGagcccctcccccaccaccaccaccccgaTCTTGTTTTGGCGGCAGAGCAAGTGTAATTTCAACCTCTCGTTAATATTCTAGCGGTCTCAAATCGTTTTGAATAagtcatttttggaattttttcaaccccgattttgatttttgaacaaGGTAAGTAAATTAATGCTCAGgcttcacataaaatattgactcaaTGCAATCCATCCCTAGCttatatatgcatttatttaaattcacaacTTGTATTAAGTCGatatttcaaaccttttgaaacATAGCGAGGCATCATCTTGCAGcctttacatttatattgaatCATTAAGCATATGCACAAAGGGCACATCTtctgaattcaattaaaaatttattccaaaggaaaatttaattttaacaggtacttacattttcaagtaacaatGCATTattgaattatatatttttttaattagcttaaatgttagaaattaaactGGGAAAACcaacttgatatttttaaattcaagactATTTTAAGTGTGCAGACACTGCTAGAATACAATTTGTGTCGTTTTTATGCAATTGATGCCTCGCTATGTTTTGGTAGAAAAGGTATTATAAATCGTGTATACAGTTAGAGTAAGACAATTTCTGGtaattatctttttgtttttttatgaagttgcaTGTGCCTCATGGTTTGCTATTGACACACCCAAATATCTGTAGTGTGAGGCAAAGGGTTTCTATCCTAATTGACAAGTAATGAACCATGAAAGtgactgttttgaaaatgcaatttaattatacattattataattattgctatattattattattattattattattattattattattatactttttttttctattttttgaaccGTTATAggctaatgtatattttttacacgtttgctgCATAATCAGCAGACAGTACGTCAACAATGTGAATATAATTGTTCAGACCACCTCCGAAGTCAAAGCACAGTTGAACAGGTTATACACATTATGTTAGAGTCAAGGCTGCATGTCCTTTATTAGCAGGATTCAATTATTGTGGAGAGAACGCACGTTTGAGAAAACATTGCTATCTTGAAACattacttgaaatgagacacattttttcttgttctaagtctttattgaagttcaaaacaaaaggtacacattgtacaacagctgaaaatctgaagaattaaaagaactagcccactttggtttgttttggcgcaagatggggggatggtgacgtcatcggccaaaattataactgttaatatctcagaaaccaaaactgcacaaacgaaaattttaacggcacaaacctgcacaaacggagcactaaccattcagactatttgctgaattttttgacctgggtggggtgtcagcttcacacagcttAGTTTTAGCCTCATGCAGTGTTTTAATGTGAGGTAAAAGTGTAAGTTTGGGAAAACTTACTGCGTCAGTTACTGGCTTGTGGTCCAAGAAGATGTTCCACAGTTTGTTTGGCAGGAAGAAATCGATTCCCAACAGCTGGCAGGTCAGAGACTCAGagcagctcctctctgctgGACATCACACATCATGAGCCACTCCCTCCGAATGCTTCCTGTCTTTCACTTTACAGACTAACTTACACTTTTCTACCAAACCTCAATAGGAGCATCTAGTTTAAACactttagatcaacattagCAACTTTTTCTCCtgttgctctttcctttggtttgttattttgtttgtatttctttttaattcctgtaaaacattttgtgttgccCTGTCAGTTATTTTCTCAGCCTAATTaaaaaagaaccacagacaacgttatTTAGTTTTCAATGAAACTCTTGCAAGAACTGAGAAGCACAGAAGATCGACGCCTACAAGCCGATCTGCCATCCTGAggcagaatttatttttgttagcaGGAAAAGGGAGTGAATGGAAAGTGGGAGAATGATGTTAACAAGAGGAGGGGAACAGAAACTAAAGAAACTAAATTCTCACACAGACAGTTTTCCTAGAGAAACTCCTGAAAACCTGCTGAGGTGAAGGAACGGTTAGTTCTGTCTTACACAGTCTAACCAGTTCTTCTAAACCAAACTaaacctttaaatataaaacaactaGTAATATAATGTAAGAAAGATAACAAAACATGATGATTCTAACACCttgacatttgaaatgtttcattttattttgtttaaataaaagaaaactgatgatttagaaaagaaaaactgagctGCTTCATGTAGCTcatttttccaggaaaccttcCAGgaaagatgtaaaatattttattgaaacatttttttaacatttttgtaaattttgttaTGAGAAActcagaggaaggaaaatattCCGCCCTACACTTGGACTCTCTGTTAACCTTAATAGGAACCAGATGAGGCTGGACTTTATCCACTAATGTCAAATATTCACAACAATCTAACCAGCAGCGACACCAAGTGGAGGAACTGCGGTACTGCAGGACATTTCTACgataaatagtttgttttttctgttttttctgttttccgtCGTTAGGATCCTGATTCCTGCAAGTTCATAAAAATATGTGAACTGAAACGTGAACAGCAACATTTCTGGtgcattaatattttgtttattgagGATttagttttagatgttttaaatgttaacgtGGTTTCCTTTAGTTGGATTGTTTTATGTTCTCTCTGAAAGATTAGaagtcaataaaaatgatttatcgAGATATAAACTGTAAATCCATGTTGGATTTCAAAGGTCAGGGTTCAGAGTGAAAACAGAACCAAATCATAACTTCAGCTGAAGGTGAACCTCCATCCTAGCTGCTGGGATCCGACCCGAGTCCTGCAGGTATCAGAACCGAGTTTGGGACTCAGTTGGTTTGAGAGACTGAACCGTGTTGAACTGAGACCCGATCAgttcctctggttctgtttggctCCAGTCCAGCTGTTAGCGTGTCGTCGGTcctgtttgtttgcagaaacagaaaaaccgTTTCCAGAACTAGGAGTCGGAGAGAAGAACCGTTTCATCCGTTCATCAGGAACAAGCAGCGACACGGAGCATCAAACCCATCGCCTGCAGGGGGGCGTGCAGAAACCTGCGTCCCCACCCGACAGGAGGCGTGTCCCCGTTTTACCAACCGGCTGGTTGTCATGGCGACGGCGGGCCTGACCTCTCAGTCCCGGTTCAGGAGGAACCAGGACCAGGAAGGAAAACATCAGGCGTGAAGTTAAATCCCAGAAAATCCCAGAAAATTGAAGCTCACAGCAGCGCCACCTTCTGGACAAGAACAAATCCTGGGATTCTGCTCCCAGTAAGGAAACATACTGGTTACTGGTCTGAACTCAGCTCAGACTGGGAGGAATCCATGATCCCTGCTGGTTCATCTGGatctgaaccaaaacaaactccaGTTATGAACGACGGCTTCACTTTGGAACAATCCAGAACcagttcaatcaatcaatcaatcaatcaatcaatcaatcaatcagtcagtcagtcagtcagtcagtctgtctgtctccCCGTTGTGGTTAAATGGAGATAAAATCTCTCCAGACATCTGGAGCTTCAGAGGAAACCAATAAACAACATTCCTCTGCTAGAAACCGTAACGGCAGATCTTCAGGTCTCATCATGTTTCAGgttatttctttgttctctCCAGAGATCTGCAGGATGGCAGATCTGGAAATGTCATTCTACACCTTAATCATTTGCTTCTCCACCTGCTTTTAGCTGGTTTCCCTTCTGATGGTCCAGTGGATTCAGTTcgaccagaactccatcatctgctccacctgcagctgctgtggttctgagtcaaaccaacctgttcccctcctggcctgtgggggcgctgcaccaacaaccactgaaggaaaccacacaaaaacctctgaagacactgagagcaacttcagattttagtgttggaggatttctctttagtctttggctgaagaccaggagacatttctgctgctagcgctaggctagcacgttagctttggttgtatttacccagaatgccctgtgctgtagtccacttcctgcttttggagcggtctctggtccacttggcgttcacattcaaactgaacccaGTTGAGTCCCAgtggaccagaggtcagaggtcgattagGATACACACCTCACCAACCGAaccggactttgactagacaagtggactggagttggatcATTTCTGACCTCAGCTTCTCAGAGGGTGAAGATCGGATGAGATTCCTGACCAGAAGCAACATGAAGGTCCAGAACCtggatttattattttctctataATTAACTTGACTTGGTTCTTCATCGTGTTTTTAGTCACATTACAGGAACCACAGCTGAAGCTTCAAAGCTGCTTGAGGCTCCAGGTCCAGACACAAAACCTGGACTAAGAGACTAAAGTCCAGTTAGAAACCGACTGAAGCCGCTTCAGGTTCTGACCCAACTGGTTCTCCCTCCACTCTGCTCAGAACGGAGCTGCTGACTTTACAGCCTGAAACTTCAGGATCTGCAGACGATCCGATTTTACAGGAAGACGGAAAAACGGAGCAGCAGGTAAACATTTCCTTATAAGGTAAAGACAGAGAGatgcaggaagaggaagaagaggaagaagaggaagaagaggaagaagaggaggaagagaagcaaCAAGCTGCAGGCAGAACCAGAGAAACTGAACATAATCAGGTTCTCACCCAAACATGGAGCcgtcctggttctgatggttctgatggacctGGTGTGGAACTGACAGACGGCTTCAGTCTGATCTGCTGATTCCTGGTTGAATTTCTCTGTTTGCAggacaaacagagaaaataaaacccaaaaaaaacaaaaaaaaacaaacataataataataataataataatgataataataataatgataataataataataataataataataataataataataataataataataataataataataataataataatgataataataataataataataataataataataataataataataataataataataataataataataataataatgataataataataatgataataataataatgatgatgataataataataataataataataataataatgataatgataataataataataatgataataataacaataatgataataataataataataatgataatgataataataataataataataataataataataataataataataatgataataataataataataataataataataataatgataatgataataataataataataataataataataataataataataataataataataatgatgatgatgatgatgatgatgatgatgatgatgataataataataatgataatgataataataataataatgataataatgatgatgatgatgataataataataataataataataatgataataataacaataatgctaataataataataatgataatgataataataataataataataataataataataataataataataataataataataataataatgatgatgataataataataataataataataatgaatttttagttttgatttgacAGAAGGAACTGATTCCAGTCCTGTATtcatctgacctttgacctgctgcaCATTTGTCTCCATGGTGACAATGAGCTGCTGCAGAGTTTAACAGCCTGTTTGATCTCAGGCCGCGTCTCTGCTGGGTGAAGTCACTTTGTGTCAAATAGGAAAATCTTCTGGAAGGACGACATCCTTCCAGAACCTCCGTGGCTGGAGCCGGGTCCGAGCCACAGAGGGGAACCAGGAACCTACAGAAAGTAGAGCATCTTTATGACTTTGGAACAAAActattcaacattttaaaaaataaggcAGTCCTGTATTCTCTGACCTTGTGGAAGTAACAACTTTTTCAGCCGGTCAATATTCTTCTCAGGCCTCTAacgatccaggtgtgttaaaccagggagagaatacAACATGGAGGATGCCGGACCTCCAGAACCCACTTTGGGCTCCACGGCTCTGGAACAACCTCTGGCTGGGTCCAGCTGCAGTTTTTTGTGTCTCTATCACTTTTGTCCACAGGCTAAACTTCGTCCCTCTTCTTTATCAGggaaaatcaacaaaaagttGGATTTTCATTGGATTCAAGCTtaggctttgactaggccgttctaACACATGACTATGAAACCATTGCATATCTTGTTCTTGTCCTCTGAGTCTCGGCTGTTCCCACTGCTGgcttctcttctctctgctgctcagGCTAAGAGCTGAGGTGAGTCATATGAACAGCATCTGTTAAATGAGCTTTTATGATGTTCataaagagaaatgaaattCTTTGTGTGACTGATGTTGAAGCATCTGAAGAGCTTTGCAGTCAAACACTCCTTCATTTGGCTcacacacaaaggaaaaaacagaCTCTGCTGAAGCAGAAGGAGCGATTACTGACACACAGACAACACCTGACtcactttatgctcacaaacaaacaactaacGGATCACCTTGGTGGTCTGGCTGTCGACTCCCTGCTGTGTCAGAAATCTCTTCTTCCTTTAAACTCAACGTTTCAGACGTTTGTGGTGCAGGAGGAgaaatcttcttcttctgtttactTCCACAGCGTTCCCATGGTTACCATCAGAGGCTGGCAACGCTAACGATGATCTTATTCCTGCTAACACACTACatcaacatggtatttagcaggagctaatgctaaagccAGGTGCAAACCTGATAAGAGCTGGAATATAAACTTCTAAATACAGTCAATAAGCAAAACTACAGCgcaaatgttgaactttattcaaccaAAAGTTTATCAAATTAGATTTTCATTGTTACCAAAAGCGCTAAGCACAAAATTAGCTCCACTATTAGTGCATTAGCAGAAGTATCATGATTCAGTGGATCCAATATTAAAGGACGATTTCAGCCACCAATGAAATATagaaatctgttaaaaacaggaaatgtcctCAAAAAACACTCCCAACTACCAAATAGTTCAAATACCAAATAAACCTTCACATGCAGTAGTACAGTGGCAGGATGTTAGCACTGcagaagctaacagctacagTGGACAGGATGTTAGCACTGcagaagctaacagctacagTGGACAGAATGCTAGCACTGcagaagctaacagctacagTGGACAGGATGCTAGTACtacagaagctaacagctacagTGGACAGGATGCTAGCACtacagaagctaacagctacagTGGACAGGATGCTAGCACtacagaagctaacagctacagTGGACAGGATGTTAGCACTGcagaagctaacagctacag from the Gambusia affinis linkage group LG19, SWU_Gaff_1.0, whole genome shotgun sequence genome contains:
- the LOC122822048 gene encoding uncharacterized protein LOC122822048; protein product: MALKRSASLLLASLIVFHFVQSDPLTSAAGLQLPSGSKEKTEKILNFGKDSLFLLKDFMESFDSTKVTAVMKGISSFAAFAPKVGPVVSSIINVILAFIPEENPVLKEVKKGFAEVNQKLDSLYIKISNLATDVKWFNYASVYSQDERNILNTWKKFSEFMDRRASPSPEETNQQVKEFTSFYERQRTESSVLNLYHYLTVEGISLSENINSLLKDKFKCDVSVISRYNLYLSSLFWKGMVLTQFYWKLTGVNTNGKEAEHVQMFKKVSEAQLSAVDFCLNNYRQYLEKDVEELITDSRSDEASLARKVKQALDLKYSWYNWVVVVFDSSQSKNHKLHTEFTFTTSQFVVGISSTIKADLMHVDEVKNTASDCFEKKDCEIQMTAQRCSHKWYSKDRGEEITIPLEKYAEVTQVAYKKQFVEVPEPFHRVKCYWDGYESWISLHYSRQSSVCVTNRCQNDGKCKRLLRSNEWLCECQDGYYGDTCDKIINMTLPGPTSRIEHKQLIIIGGSISGLIFVFVLVLVLVLKRKKCLSCCRLNGSRQKSENVENKVQRMMEFHEMSLSVHVREISTGRK